One Alnus glutinosa chromosome 3, dhAlnGlut1.1, whole genome shotgun sequence genomic region harbors:
- the LOC133862410 gene encoding uncharacterized protein LOC133862410, which yields MLPWARVNKQIKQAMWDALMEEFYLPVSVDARRAQQEAWNDIGRKHSSWKSRFKTKLCIGDGDAPESIRVRMPDNFFEEYDAANVEFLLRDWCSEHKIATSERMKRLREQNDLPHCTRSKSYARFNHDETCTSGTPPTRVASFVKTHTRKDGTYVNERTRVLCKRMTQSLSSDPAATQSVSADTVRWAPNDTYEQTVGRPEYAGRVRQVGPNVTPI from the exons atgttaccatgggcgagggtaaataagcagattaagcaggcaatgtgggacgcgctgatg gaggagttctatctacctgtatcagtagacgcgcgcagggcacaacaggaggcgtggaatgatattggccgtaagcacagctcgtggaagtcgaggttcaaaaccaaactatgtattggagacggtgacgcgcccgagagtatccgtgtgagaatgccggacaatttttttgagGAGTATGACGCAGCaaatgtagagttcctgctgagagattggtgcagtgagcataaaatc gcaacctctgaacggatgaagaggctgcgggagcagaatgaccttcctcattgtacgagatctaaaagttatgccagatttaatcacgatgag acatgtacatctggcacgccccccactcgcgtcgcgtcgttcgtgaagacccacactaggaaggacggcacttacgtgaacgaacgtacacgggtcctatgc aagaggatgacgcagagtttatccagtgatccagccgccacgcaaagcgtctccgcagacacggtgcgttgggcaccgaatgACACTTACGAACAgacggttgggaggcctgagtatgcagggagggttcggcaggttggtccgaacgtcacacctatttag
- the LOC133864799 gene encoding acidic endochitinase-like — translation MARQLQTLVGLFSLLLIVLMITGSQAGVITVYWGQNGVGGQNENEGSLADTCATGNYGIVNIAFLYKFGNGQTPSINLANHCDPTTNGCTGLSNDIKACQNQGIKVILSIGGATDTYTLSSADDARSVANYLWNNFLGGQSDSRPLGDAVLDGIDFDIEAGTTEHWDELAKALSEFSQQKKVYLTAAPQCPFPDARLGAALNTGLFDYVWVQFYNNGQCEYSGNADNLKSYWNDKWTTIQAGQIFLGLPASPEAAGSGYIPPDVLNNDVLPSIKGSPKYGGIMLWSKYFDNGYSSAVKPNV, via the exons ATGGCTCGGCAATTACAAACCCTAGTAGGCTTGTTCTCCCTTTTGCTCATTGTCCTGATGATCACTGGCTCACAAGCGGGCGTAATCACGGTGTACTGGGGCCAGAATGGAGTTGGGGGCCAGAATGAAAATGAGGGCAGTTTGGCTGATACTTGCGCCACAGGCAATTATGGTATTGTGAACATAGCTTTCCTATACAAATTTGGCAATGGTCAGACCCCCTCGATCAACCTAGCCAACCACTGTGACCCAACCACTAATGGGTGCACCGGTTTAAGCAACGACATCAAAGCTTGCCAAAACCAGGGTATCAAAGTCATACTTTCTATTGGAGGTGCTACTGATACCTACACACTTTCCTCAGCTGATGACGCCAG GAGTGTTGCAAACTACTTATGGAACAATTTTCTTGGGGGCCAATCAGACTCCCGTCCATTAGGTGATGCGGTCCTAGATGGCATTGACTTTGATATTGAGGCAGGCACAACCGAGCACTGGGACGAGCTCGCAAAGGCCCTATCAGAGTTTAGCCAACAGAAAAAGGTCTACTTAACAGCGGCTCCACAGTGTCCTTTTCCAGATGCTCGGCTAGGAGCTGCGCTAAACACTGGCCTGTTTGACTACGTTTGGGTCCAATTTTACAACAACGGTCAGTGTGAGTATTCTGGCAATGCCGACAACCTTAAGAGTTACTGGAATGATAAATGGACCACTATTCAAGCTGGTCAAATATTTTTGGGGTTACCTGCATCCcctgaggctgctgggagtggctACATCCCACCGGACGTGCTTAACAATGACGTGTTACCTTCTATTAAAGGTTCTCCAAAATACGGGGGTATTATGCTTTGGTCTAAGTATTTTGACAACGGCTATAGCTCAGCTGTTAAGCCCAATGTTTGA